The Xanthobacter flavus genome includes a window with the following:
- a CDS encoding sensor histidine kinase, protein MARANAASVGARDQAMRGLARSIARPAYQRLLDAEPVLRRIVPALIVTFLGVIGVGAVVQVHAHRVAELNNAKDDIALLALATADALTLHAGNALAKVPGALTESLPPRATEGGRRVFVTDGQGHVIAAAPQSAPGEAPANLSDILDPSQPLVIFAERAGVLEVPYGTGTALATVRNLQAPLGQIVYLQPTEKALASWSDTTTLTVTLFTTTGAVLLILGFSFHWQASRAREADVIYETVRRRIDTALNRGRCGMWDWDMARGRMYWSDTMFEILGLEHRDDLVSFGEISRLVHPDDGDLYELAQELAERPGTPVDRVFRMRTAKGDFVWLRMRAEVVQQAGEDGPHLIGIAMDVTEAQRMAERTVTADMRLRDAIESISEAFVLWDSQNRLVLCNSKFQSLHELPDETIVAGTPFDTIASVGRHPVTRTPLKPEDKPEEGSRAFEAQLSNGRWLKIAERRTKDGGYVSVGTDITTMKRHEERLMDNEKRLMALVADLRKSQQTLEHQAQQLAELAEKYSEERNKAEDANRAKSEFLANMSHELRTPLNAIIGFSEIMESGMFGPLGSEKYAEYCSDIKGSGTYLLDVINDILDMSKIEAGRMQLEAEDVALGDIIADAMRVTAVNGDEKGVAMTMEAADNLVIKGDRRALKQILLNLLSNAVKFTPEGGRIAVKARVNGAAAVIAIEDTGIGIAKGALARIGRPFEQVESQFTKTHKGSGLGLAIAKSLVELHGGAMRIRSIEGSGTTVFVRLPLDGRAANSNETPRLLAVM, encoded by the coding sequence ATGGCACGCGCCAACGCTGCGAGCGTAGGCGCGCGCGACCAAGCCATGCGAGGCCTGGCAAGGTCGATCGCGCGCCCAGCGTACCAGCGCCTGCTGGATGCGGAGCCGGTCCTGCGCCGGATCGTCCCGGCCCTCATCGTGACCTTTCTCGGCGTCATCGGCGTCGGCGCGGTCGTGCAGGTGCATGCGCACCGCGTGGCCGAGCTGAACAACGCCAAGGACGATATCGCCCTCCTCGCCCTCGCCACCGCCGATGCGCTGACGCTGCATGCGGGCAATGCCCTCGCCAAGGTGCCCGGCGCGCTCACCGAGAGCCTGCCGCCCCGCGCCACCGAGGGCGGACGGCGCGTATTCGTCACCGACGGGCAGGGCCACGTCATCGCCGCCGCTCCCCAATCCGCACCTGGCGAGGCGCCGGCCAACCTCTCCGACATCCTCGATCCCTCCCAGCCGCTGGTGATCTTCGCCGAGCGGGCGGGCGTGCTCGAAGTGCCCTACGGCACCGGCACGGCCCTCGCCACCGTGCGCAACCTCCAGGCGCCGCTGGGCCAGATCGTCTATCTCCAGCCCACCGAGAAGGCGCTCGCCTCCTGGTCGGACACCACCACGCTCACGGTGACGCTGTTCACCACCACCGGCGCGGTCCTCCTCATCCTCGGCTTCTCCTTCCACTGGCAGGCGAGCCGGGCGCGCGAGGCGGACGTGATCTACGAGACGGTGCGCCGGCGCATCGACACCGCCCTCAACCGCGGCCGCTGCGGCATGTGGGACTGGGACATGGCGCGCGGGCGCATGTACTGGTCCGACACCATGTTCGAGATCCTCGGGCTGGAGCATCGGGACGATCTGGTCTCCTTCGGCGAGATCTCCCGCCTCGTGCACCCCGACGACGGCGACCTCTACGAGCTGGCGCAGGAACTCGCCGAGCGGCCCGGCACCCCGGTGGACCGGGTGTTCCGCATGCGCACCGCCAAGGGCGACTTCGTGTGGCTGCGCATGCGCGCCGAAGTGGTGCAGCAGGCGGGCGAGGACGGACCCCACCTCATCGGCATCGCCATGGACGTGACCGAGGCACAGCGCATGGCGGAACGCACCGTCACCGCCGACATGCGCCTGCGCGACGCCATCGAGAGCATCTCCGAGGCGTTCGTGCTGTGGGACAGCCAGAACCGCCTCGTGCTCTGCAATTCCAAGTTCCAGTCGCTGCACGAGCTGCCCGACGAGACCATCGTCGCCGGCACCCCCTTCGACACCATCGCCTCCGTCGGCCGCCACCCGGTGACGCGCACCCCGCTGAAGCCCGAGGACAAGCCGGAGGAAGGCTCCCGCGCGTTCGAGGCGCAGCTTTCCAACGGCCGCTGGCTCAAGATCGCCGAGCGCCGCACCAAGGATGGCGGCTACGTCTCGGTGGGCACCGACATCACCACCATGAAGCGCCACGAAGAGCGCCTCATGGACAATGAGAAGCGCCTGATGGCGCTGGTGGCCGACCTGCGCAAATCCCAGCAGACGCTGGAGCATCAGGCCCAGCAGCTCGCCGAACTCGCCGAGAAATATTCGGAAGAGCGCAACAAGGCCGAGGACGCCAACCGCGCCAAGAGCGAGTTCCTCGCCAACATGTCCCACGAGCTGCGCACGCCGCTCAACGCCATCATCGGCTTCTCGGAGATCATGGAGAGCGGCATGTTCGGCCCGCTCGGCTCGGAGAAGTACGCGGAATACTGCTCCGACATCAAAGGCTCCGGCACCTATCTCCTCGACGTCATCAACGACATCCTCGACATGTCGAAGATCGAGGCGGGCCGCATGCAGCTGGAGGCTGAGGACGTGGCCCTCGGCGACATCATCGCCGACGCCATGCGCGTCACCGCGGTGAACGGCGACGAGAAGGGCGTGGCCATGACCATGGAGGCCGCCGACAACCTCGTCATCAAGGGCGACCGCCGCGCGCTGAAGCAGATCCTGCTCAACCTCCTCTCCAACGCCGTGAAGTTCACCCCCGAGGGCGGCCGCATCGCGGTGAAGGCGCGGGTGAACGGGGCGGCGGCGGTGATCGCCATCGAGGACACCGGCATCGGCATCGCCAAGGGCGCGCTCGCCCGCATCGGCCGGCCGTTCGAGCAGGTGGAGAGCCAGTTCACCAAGACCCACAAGGGGTCCGGCCTCGGCCTCGCCATCGCCAAGTCGCTGGTGGAGCTGCACGGCGGCGCCATGCGCATCCGCTCCATCGAAGGCTCCGGCACCACCGTCTTCGTCCGCCTCCCGCTGGACGGCCGGGCGGCAAACTCCAACGAGACGCCGAGGCTGCTGGCGGTGATGTGA